In the Thermodesulfobacteriota bacterium genome, one interval contains:
- a CDS encoding GntR family transcriptional regulator produces MQPEEARLKLRKGKSLREQVYKKLKESILDGTFEAHKRLIEEKLADQLGTSRTPVREAIQKLEKEGLIYRLPKGGFAVSSISDDDIEEVFEIRSILEGYAGYLATKRITQEELTSLEEIVKKGEESLRKNDFEALVKLNTEFHDRLYRASKSKLLYRIINDLKDFIYRFRVVIFRHRPLVEISLKDHREMIELMKTGSAKKVESLIRKHIIRGKKLVKKALKEETKKG; encoded by the coding sequence ATGCAGCCTGAAGAGGCTAGGCTAAAACTCAGAAAAGGGAAATCGTTAAGAGAACAAGTGTATAAAAAACTTAAAGAGAGCATTTTAGATGGCACTTTTGAAGCTCACAAAAGACTCATTGAGGAAAAACTTGCAGACCAGCTTGGTACGAGCAGAACTCCAGTAAGAGAGGCGATCCAAAAGCTTGAAAAAGAGGGTTTAATTTATAGGCTTCCGAAAGGCGGTTTTGCTGTAAGCTCCATTTCGGACGATGACATAGAGGAGGTATTTGAAATAAGGAGCATTCTCGAAGGATATGCGGGCTATCTTGCAACAAAAAGAATAACTCAAGAAGAGCTGACTTCCCTTGAAGAGATCGTAAAAAAGGGGGAGGAGTCTCTAAGAAAAAACGACTTTGAAGCTTTAGTTAAGCTTAACACGGAGTTTCACGACAGGCTTTACAGGGCTTCAAAAAGCAAACTACTATATAGGATCATAAATGACCTTAAGGACTTCATCTACAGGTTCCGTGTAGTCATTTTTCGACACAGACCCCTAGTAGAGATCTCACTTAAAGACCACAGGGAAATGATAGAGCTTATGAAGACGGGAAGCGCAAAGAAGGTGGAGTCTCTTATAAGAAAGCACATAATTAGGGGCAAAAAACTCGTAAAGAAGGCACTAAAGGAAGAGACAAAAAAGGGTTAA
- a CDS encoding cobalamin B12-binding domain-containing protein, which produces MIKVLIAKPGLDGHDRGAKVVALALKEAGMEVVYSGLHKTIDQIVSMAIQEDVDVIGLSIMSGAHIPLTRKLMEKLKELGIEDKKVFVGGVIPSKDIPKLKEMGVTGVFPGGTPLEEIVKAIKASVNK; this is translated from the coding sequence ATGATAAAGGTACTTATAGCAAAGCCTGGCCTAGATGGTCACGATCGGGGTGCTAAAGTCGTGGCGCTTGCCTTAAAAGAGGCGGGGATGGAGGTTGTCTATTCGGGATTACATAAAACGATAGATCAGATAGTAAGTATGGCTATCCAGGAAGATGTTGACGTAATAGGACTTTCGATAATGAGTGGTGCCCATATTCCCCTTACAAGGAAACTCATGGAAAAGCTAAAGGAATTGGGTATTGAGGACAAAAAAGTATTCGTGGGTGGAGTGATCCCGTCAAAGGACATACCGAAATTGAAAGAAATGGGGGTTACAGGAGTCTTCCCAGGGGGAACCCCCCTCGAGGAGATAGTGAAAGCGATAAAAGCCTCAGTGAATAAGTAG
- a CDS encoding methylmalonyl Co-A mutase-associated GTPase MeaB codes for MKNVSADELANRILSGDERVASRVISLIENGDEKGFQVVSYLYPKTGKAFRIGVTGSTGAGKSTIVDKIALAYGQMGKKIGVIAIDPTSIKSKGAFFGDRLRFKNAEKIEGIFIRSMAHRGFSGGISKAALGAELVLEALGKEIIIVESVGVGQTELGISYVSDVVITVLTPDFGDEIQLMKAGLLDIGDIVVMNKMDLPGAEEKAKDLLAYLESIKKDSQMSVIKVIGKTGEGIERLIKILEKKRETLKEDGIEKTKALVLAFAKEELTKSVEKLIEKDPECVRLIEDVQKRRKDPYSISRMIVSILVGDGRSRK; via the coding sequence ATGAAGAACGTAAGTGCTGATGAACTTGCGAATAGGATACTCTCTGGTGATGAAAGAGTAGCCTCGCGTGTTATCTCCCTTATCGAGAATGGAGACGAAAAGGGTTTTCAAGTTGTCTCATACCTTTACCCGAAGACAGGGAAGGCCTTTCGGATAGGTGTTACAGGGTCAACAGGTGCCGGAAAGAGCACAATAGTGGACAAAATAGCCTTGGCCTATGGGCAGATGGGGAAAAAAATAGGAGTCATTGCCATAGATCCGACTAGCATAAAATCGAAGGGAGCATTTTTCGGAGACAGGCTCAGGTTCAAAAACGCGGAAAAGATAGAGGGGATTTTCATAAGGTCTATGGCTCACAGGGGATTCTCGGGAGGGATATCGAAGGCCGCACTGGGAGCTGAGCTTGTGCTTGAAGCCTTGGGCAAAGAAATAATCATAGTGGAAAGCGTAGGTGTTGGCCAAACCGAACTTGGCATCTCCTATGTGTCGGATGTTGTAATTACCGTGCTAACCCCAGATTTTGGCGATGAGATTCAGCTGATGAAAGCGGGACTTTTGGACATCGGGGATATTGTTGTGATGAACAAAATGGACCTTCCGGGTGCGGAGGAAAAGGCCAAGGATTTGCTTGCCTATCTCGAAAGTATAAAAAAAGATAGCCAGATGTCGGTTATTAAAGTGATTGGTAAAACGGGTGAAGGGATAGAAAGACTCATAAAAATTCTCGAAAAAAAGAGAGAGACGTTAAAAGAGGATGGAATAGAAAAGACAAAGGCTCTCGTTCTTGCATTTGCAAAGGAAGAACTTACAAAGAGTGTAGAAAAATTAATAGAAAAGGATCCGGAATGTGTAAGGCTCATTGAAGATGTTCAAAAGAGAAGGAAGGATCCCTATTCTATTTCCCGAATGATAGTCTCCATTCTTGTAGGAGACGGAAGATCCCGTAAATAG